A window of the Sphingomonas piscis genome harbors these coding sequences:
- a CDS encoding RsmB/NOP family class I SAM-dependent RNA methyltransferase produces the protein MTPAARLQAAVEILDEVIASVRDNGAPADAIVTRYFKARRYAGSSDRRAVREVVFRAIRRSADCPSTGRSAILGLASEQPDLSALFGQPRGPEPLKAEEAIAAAGVVPDWLRDELSPLVTAEEQAALLDRAPLDLRVNALKGARDALLPEFVEGSATPLSPWGIRLPADTRIDDHPAFLGGAVEVQDEGSQLIALACAARDGERIVDLCAGAGGKSLALASAAPRAAILATDSNRARLGQLAPRAARAGAAIETMLLNPPRELDQMADWRGAADLVLVDAPCSGSGTWRRNPEGRWRLTPERLSRLIETQQRLLAIAAELVRPGGRIVYAVCSLLGREGPGQADAFLSRRSGWVGHDPLQGIGRADGPGRLLTPGHDGTDGFFIARFDSPC, from the coding sequence ATGACTCCCGCGGCACGCCTGCAAGCGGCGGTGGAGATTCTGGACGAAGTCATTGCATCCGTGCGTGACAATGGCGCGCCGGCTGATGCGATCGTCACCCGTTACTTCAAGGCACGCCGCTATGCCGGCTCATCCGACCGTCGGGCCGTACGGGAAGTCGTGTTCCGCGCCATTCGCCGGTCGGCCGATTGCCCATCGACTGGGCGCAGCGCGATCCTCGGCCTCGCATCGGAGCAGCCGGACCTGTCGGCACTTTTCGGGCAACCACGCGGGCCGGAGCCACTTAAAGCCGAGGAGGCGATCGCGGCCGCGGGCGTTGTTCCCGATTGGCTGCGCGATGAATTGTCGCCCCTGGTTACAGCTGAGGAGCAGGCCGCATTACTCGACCGCGCTCCCCTCGACCTTCGCGTTAACGCGCTGAAAGGAGCGCGGGACGCGCTGCTTCCCGAGTTCGTGGAGGGGAGCGCAACGCCGCTCAGTCCATGGGGCATCCGACTTCCGGCAGACACGCGAATCGACGATCATCCCGCCTTTCTCGGCGGTGCCGTCGAGGTTCAGGACGAGGGCAGTCAGCTGATCGCGCTTGCATGCGCCGCACGGGACGGCGAGCGGATCGTCGATCTATGTGCCGGTGCAGGCGGCAAGTCGCTCGCGCTGGCGAGTGCGGCGCCACGCGCTGCCATCCTTGCCACCGATAGCAATCGGGCGCGACTCGGGCAGCTGGCGCCGCGCGCCGCGCGGGCCGGAGCAGCCATCGAGACCATGCTGCTCAACCCGCCGCGGGAACTGGATCAGATGGCCGACTGGCGCGGCGCTGCCGACCTGGTGCTGGTCGACGCACCTTGCTCGGGAAGCGGGACATGGCGCCGGAACCCCGAAGGTCGCTGGCGGCTCACGCCCGAGCGGCTATCGCGGTTGATCGAGACCCAGCAACGTTTACTCGCTATTGCCGCCGAGCTCGTCCGGCCGGGTGGCCGGATCGTTTACGCCGTCTGCTCGCTACTCGGCCGCGAGGGGCCTGGGCAAGCCGATGCCTTCCTCAGCCGCCGTTCAGGCTGGGTCGGGCACGACCCGCTGCAGGGCATCGGACGGGCCGACGGACCTGGACGGCTCCTCACTCCGGGCCATGACGGAACGGACGGCTTTTTCATCGCACGGTTCGATTCACCGTGCTAA
- the guaB gene encoding IMP dehydrogenase → MAQLNDTASAAWPDIPLGLTFDDVLLQPRESSVLPSQAGTRTQLTRGIPLNIPILSSAMDTVTEADMAIAMAQLGGIGVLHRNLTVDEQAAAIRAVKRFESGMVVNPITMRPDQTLAEALELMQTHRISGIPVVEGSGKLCGILTNRDVRFAENPRQPVSELMTRDNLATVPLGTSQEEARRILHQRRIEKLLVVDEADHCVGLITVKDIEKAVATPNATKDEQGRLRVAAATTVGDAGFARSEALVEAGCDCIVIDTAHGHNVDVARAVGRVKEVSNSVQVVAGNIATADAAKALIDAGADAVKVGIGPGSICTTRVVAGVGVPQLTAVMAAARAARDAGIPVIADGGIRTSGDIAKALAAGASTVMVGSLLAGTEEAPGETFLYQGRAYKSYRGMGSVGAMARGSADRYFQQDIKDHLKLVPEGIEGQVPYKGPVRDIIHQLVGGVKAAMGYTGSATIAELQERAQFVRITNAGLSESHVHDVTITREAPNYPTR, encoded by the coding sequence ATGGCTCAGCTCAACGACACCGCTTCCGCCGCCTGGCCCGACATTCCGTTGGGCCTCACCTTTGACGACGTCCTGTTGCAACCGCGCGAATCCAGCGTCCTGCCGAGCCAGGCCGGTACCCGGACGCAGCTGACCCGCGGCATCCCGCTCAACATCCCAATTCTTTCCTCCGCCATGGATACGGTGACGGAGGCGGACATGGCGATCGCCATGGCGCAGCTCGGCGGCATCGGCGTCCTCCACCGCAACCTGACCGTGGATGAGCAGGCGGCTGCAATCCGCGCCGTGAAGCGCTTCGAAAGCGGCATGGTCGTCAATCCGATCACCATGCGCCCGGACCAGACGCTCGCCGAAGCGCTGGAGCTGATGCAAACCCACCGGATCAGCGGAATTCCAGTTGTCGAGGGTTCCGGCAAGCTGTGCGGTATCCTGACCAACCGCGACGTCCGCTTCGCTGAGAACCCGCGTCAGCCCGTGTCGGAACTGATGACCCGCGATAATCTCGCAACCGTTCCTCTTGGGACGAGCCAGGAAGAAGCGCGCCGTATCCTCCACCAGCGCCGAATCGAGAAATTGCTCGTCGTCGACGAGGCCGATCATTGCGTCGGCCTGATCACCGTCAAGGATATCGAGAAAGCGGTGGCGACGCCGAACGCCACCAAGGACGAGCAAGGTCGCCTTCGGGTTGCCGCCGCCACTACGGTCGGAGACGCCGGTTTCGCCCGGTCCGAAGCCTTAGTTGAGGCAGGCTGCGACTGCATCGTGATCGACACGGCGCACGGCCATAACGTCGACGTCGCACGGGCCGTCGGGCGAGTGAAGGAAGTATCCAACAGCGTTCAGGTGGTCGCCGGCAACATCGCCACAGCCGATGCTGCCAAGGCGCTGATCGACGCCGGTGCCGATGCAGTGAAGGTCGGAATCGGTCCGGGTTCCATCTGCACCACGCGGGTCGTTGCCGGAGTCGGCGTTCCCCAGCTGACCGCGGTTATGGCCGCGGCGCGGGCGGCGCGAGATGCCGGGATCCCCGTTATCGCCGATGGCGGTATTCGTACCAGCGGCGACATCGCCAAGGCGCTCGCGGCGGGTGCGTCGACCGTGATGGTCGGCTCTCTCCTCGCCGGCACCGAAGAGGCGCCTGGCGAGACCTTCCTGTACCAGGGCCGAGCCTACAAGAGCTATCGGGGCATGGGCTCGGTCGGCGCGATGGCGCGCGGCTCGGCCGACCGTTACTTCCAGCAGGACATCAAGGATCATCTCAAGCTGGTGCCCGAGGGCATCGAAGGACAGGTGCCCTACAAGGGCCCGGTCCGCGATATCATCCACCAGCTGGTCGGCGGGGTGAAAGCGGCGATGGGCTACACGGGTTCGGCGACGATTGCCGAGCTTCAGGAGCGTGCACAGTTCGTGCGCATCACCAACGCGGGCCTTTCCGAAAGCCATGTTCACGACGTGACCATCACCCGGGAAGCACCAAATTATCCGACCCGTTAG
- a CDS encoding tetratricopeptide repeat protein: MRFKPQMLVLGLAAFALGAPVSGQRSDDQLNPRSVELQKQGEAHYSAGRFNEATDTLETALAVDPRNRTAFVDLARVATKEKLFGKAIRLTNKALLLDPNDSNALSVQGVAMVELGASARAQANLQKLKQLCPQGCPQLSALSSALTRGPTVASAKQATTTKTN, encoded by the coding sequence ATGCGCTTCAAACCTCAGATGCTGGTTCTCGGTCTTGCCGCATTCGCGCTCGGGGCGCCGGTCTCGGGGCAGCGCAGCGACGATCAGCTCAACCCGCGTTCGGTCGAGCTTCAGAAGCAGGGCGAGGCGCATTATTCGGCGGGACGCTTCAACGAGGCGACCGACACGCTTGAGACCGCACTTGCGGTCGACCCGCGCAACCGCACGGCCTTTGTCGATCTTGCGCGCGTCGCCACCAAAGAGAAATTGTTCGGCAAGGCCATCCGCCTGACCAACAAGGCGTTGCTGCTCGATCCCAACGACAGCAATGCCCTGTCCGTTCAGGGCGTGGCGATGGTGGAACTCGGCGCCTCGGCCCGCGCCCAGGCGAACCTTCAGAAGCTGAAACAGCTTTGTCCGCAGGGCTGCCCGCAACTCAGCGCTCTGTCGAGCGCGCTGACGCGCGGCCCGACCGTCGCGTCGGCGAAGCAGGCGACGACCACCAAGACGAATTAG
- the rsmA gene encoding 16S rRNA (adenine(1518)-N(6)/adenine(1519)-N(6))-dimethyltransferase RsmA, with amino-acid sequence MRGASGPQSVSSPVEPLRDVIARHGLSASKALGQNFLLDRQLLARIAAIPGLEAGDIVYEVGPGPGGLTRALLDTGARVVAVERDRRCIPALAELQHDHSGLQLVEADALEVDEVQATGGPAHVVANLPYNIGTALLLRWLDASWPPWWRSLTLMFQKEVAERIVAAPDTPAYGRLSIAAQWRCHARIAMNVNRSAFVPPPKITSAVVHITPAAQPEGVNPAILSKLTETAFGQRRKMLRSALKAMPGALAALEQCGIAPERRAETLAVSDFVALARLLS; translated from the coding sequence ATGCGCGGAGCATCGGGCCCGCAATCGGTGAGCAGCCCTGTCGAGCCGCTGCGTGACGTTATCGCTCGCCACGGCCTCTCCGCGAGCAAGGCGCTCGGCCAGAATTTCCTTCTCGACCGGCAATTGCTCGCCCGTATTGCCGCGATCCCCGGGCTTGAGGCTGGGGACATCGTGTATGAGGTCGGTCCAGGTCCCGGTGGCCTAACACGCGCCCTGCTGGATACAGGTGCCCGCGTGGTGGCGGTGGAGCGGGATCGGCGCTGCATCCCAGCTTTGGCCGAGCTTCAGCACGACCATTCCGGCCTGCAGCTAGTTGAGGCCGATGCGCTTGAGGTGGATGAGGTGCAGGCGACGGGCGGTCCGGCGCATGTGGTCGCCAATCTGCCCTACAACATCGGAACCGCACTGCTGCTGCGATGGCTCGACGCCTCGTGGCCGCCCTGGTGGCGGTCACTGACATTGATGTTCCAGAAGGAGGTTGCTGAGCGGATCGTCGCCGCCCCGGACACACCCGCTTATGGGCGTCTGTCGATTGCGGCTCAGTGGCGATGCCACGCGCGTATTGCGATGAACGTCAATCGCTCCGCCTTCGTCCCTCCGCCGAAGATCACTTCCGCTGTGGTCCACATCACTCCCGCTGCTCAGCCCGAAGGAGTGAACCCGGCGATCTTGTCGAAGCTGACCGAGACGGCATTCGGGCAACGACGCAAGATGCTGCGATCGGCGTTGAAGGCGATGCCCGGCGCGCTGGCGGCGCTCGAGCAATGCGGGATTGCCCCGGAACGGCGGGCGGAAACGTTGGCGGTCAGCGACTTCGTCGCGCTCGCGCGTCTCTTGTCCTAA